In Daphnia pulicaria isolate SC F1-1A chromosome 9, SC_F0-13Bv2, whole genome shotgun sequence, a single genomic region encodes these proteins:
- the LOC124312859 gene encoding protein timeless-like isoform X2 translates to MDWLTLSGGAPSWILIPLGIFYENQYYTSDECLTFLENLTNQLNCDDPKTHSRRRGLGFVDIINRDLKHILICCNKDQPSIFRSTVKLLVGITSPIECLVFEDAPNQREKSPHIMCELNQLLYNAKESFLDPRTTRSLIDHIVRILENQPVSTEDSESVNDSLLLIRNILHVPERPLSSIFQNYSNECSQQNRVVWNLFVQGFDRLLINLLASSHKNDWVKTIAQLIALLYKDRSVESIQKRLGVLSSIVTESFDDDGDESNTSFYNVDPCNTFQFVTNPTAGDVLRNPSDTSSPEENSEMVWSESPQERESTTWNATANQKPDKSRAHQFISVLNESSKSGIRRRIKDNRDVRKISSPRKKHKRKKLRKRSRSDPHTMKFHYTPTEEGIVQLLKIFTVDFMLNGYNTLVCQLHRKLLQQDALPLDKSHFLWLITYFLRFTSQLEMDGEHLKDVITIDVLCYLTWEAVCETEEFQLNSLRADVDLKPSMHRLHLCVTAIQEYLQAVETYSRSGAENSPSQMHEERISQICGYLPAIRDLCLLFLLQLRHFDPSIQSRYYLCDIIKANHVLLLTLERATPQPTTGTNFDLRQHLQQFCTKTIIARYAMALENFKTNGLLVNDCIFTMLHHVGCDLDRVDLLIEPVILRTFSKIWEDAFNICDDWYDLTEYVAQKYFRKIQSKPHYETVSPRRSEFRSIESEHQRVSFDVPAEQAAGEDDAVFLEMPRTDIESLISQLIQTGFQKQLNWIQSSLLTACSARLGAYDGQEFRHLIACISLKMNLSCPIVPWTEVEASALRSELFLLLLHHIGLIPPAPHAFLYPRIPFEWSANTLYSFALFFGPVLQQEVDFDLTRVSKVELPIPNSPVFLPIPNFPIDQAGSPFHAAEITKCGHNDYLDTTDQNHLPIDNIRSTSSLEAFKMDSSEDEEMEDEVIKASALSTEG, encoded by the exons ATGGATTGGTTGACACTGAGTGGAGGTGCTCCGTCATGGATCCTTATCCCACTGGGGATATTTTACGAAAATCAATATTACACCAGTGACGAATGTTTAA CCTTTCTTGAAAATCTTACTAATCAACTAAATTGCGATGATCCCAAAACTCATTCACGGCGGCGGGGTCTTGGATTCGTAGACATAATAAACAGG GACCTAAAACACATATTGATTTGCTGCAATAAGGATCAACCTAGTATCTTTCGTTCTACAGTAAA GCTGTTGGTAGGAATAACTTCGCCTATCGAGTGTCTGGTTTTTGAAGACGCACCCAATCAGAGAGAAAAGTCACCCCATATCATGTGCGAATTGAATCAACTACTCTACAATGCCAAGGAATCTTTCCTCGATCCCAGGACTACTCGATCCCTAATCGATCATATCGTTCGTATTTTGGAAAAT CAACCAGTATCAACTGAAGATAGCGAGTCTGTTAACGATTCGTTGTTACTGATTCGAAACATACTGCACGTTCCGGAGCGCCCTTTATCGTCAATCTTTCAAAACTATTCCAACGAATGTTCGCAACAAAATCGGGTCGTATGGAACCTATTTGTCCAGGGGTTTGATCGCCTTCTTATTAATTTGTTGGCATCTTCACACAAG AATGACTGGGTAAAGACAATAGCGCAGCTGATTGCTCTCCTGTATAAAGATCGATCGGTCGAGAGTATACAGAAACGATTGGGCGTGTTGAGTTCCATCGTGACCGAATCATTCGACGATGATGGTGATGAGAGCAACACGTCGTTTTATAAC gtcGATCCTTGTAATACTTTTCAGTTTGTGACGAATCCCACGGCTGGTGATGTATTGAGAAATCCATCCGACACATCTTCTCCAG AAGAAAACTCTGAGATGGTCTGGAGCGAATCACCACAAGAAAGAGAGTCAACGACATGGAATGCTACAGCGAATCAAAAGCCTGATAAAAGTAGAGCCCACCAATTTATCTCTGTGTTAAATGAATCATCTAAATCGGGTATCAGGAG GCGTATTAAAGATAATCGAGACGTGAGGAAAATTTCGTCTCCTAGGAAGAAACATAAGaggaaaaaattgagaaagcgCAGTCGCTCGGATCCGCACACGATGAAATTCCACTATACACCGACAGAGGAAGGCATTGTACAACTTCTGAAAATTTTCACCGTCGATTTCATGCTGAACG GGTACAACACACTCGTCTGCCAATTGCATCGAAAACTGCTGCAACAAGACGCCCTTCCGCTGGATAAATCACACTTCCTCTGGCTCATTACCTATTTCTTGCGCTTCACTTCTCAGCTAGAGATGGACGGGGAACACCTTAAAGATGTTATAACCATCGATGTTCTGTGCTACCTGACGTGGGAGGCTGTTTGCGAGACGGAAGAATTCCAGCTGAATTCGTTGCGGGCCGATGTCGACCTGAAACCTTCAATGCACAGATTACATCTGTGTGTAACTGCCATTCAAGAATATCTCCAAGCGGTGGAAACATATTCGCGCTCCGGGGCTGAAAACAGCCCGTCTCAAATGCATGAAGAGCGAATCAGTCAGATATGTGGTTACCTGCCAGCTATTCGTGATTTGTGCCTACTTTTCCTGCTCCAACTGCGTCATTTCGATCCTAGTATTCAGAGCAGATATTATCTATGTGATATTATCAAAGCTAATCATGTGCTACTGCTGACACTGGAGAGGGCCACTCCGCAACCGACAACTGGAACGAATTTCGATTTACGCCAACATTTACAGCAATTTTGCACAAAAACGATAATAGCTCGTTACGCAATGGCTCTGgagaatttcaaaacaaatggGCTTTTAGTCAACGACTGCATCTTCACCATGTTGCACCACGTCGGTTGCGATTTAGATCGAGTGGATCTTTTAATCGAGCCGGTTATTTTACGCACATTCAGCAAAATCTGGGAGGATGCTTTCAAC ATTTGCGACGATTGGTATGATTTGACCGAATATGTTGCGCAGAAATACTTTCGAAAAATTCAGAGCAAACCCCATTATGAAACGGTTTCGCCACGCAGGAGCGAATTCCGGTCCATCGAATCTGAACATCAGCGAGTCTCATTTGATGTTCCAGCCGAACAGGCGGCTGGGGAAGATGATGCCGTTTTTCTTGAAATGCCTCGTACTGATATCGAATCGCTCATTAGTCAACTCATACAAACAG GGTTCCAGAAGCAATTGAACTGGATTCAGTCGTCCTTATTGACAGCGTGTTCAGCTCGTTTGGGGGCTTACGACGGCCAGGAATTCCGGCATCTAATTGCTTGCATCAGTcttaaaatgaatttgtcgTGCCCAATAGTTCCGTGGACGGAAGTGGAAGCATCCGCTCTGCGTTCCGAGCTTTTCCTCTTACTTTTACATCATATTGGCCTTATCCCGCCCGCTCCTCATGCGTTTCTTTATCCTCGTATCCCTTTTGAATGGTCAGCCAATACTTTGTACAGCTTCgctctattttttggcccgGTCCTTCAGCAGGAGGTTGACTTTGACTTGACAAGGGTTAGCAAAGTTGAGCTACCGATTCCTAACTCGCCTGTTTTTCTGCCTATTCCTAATTTCCCTATCGATCAAGCTGGGTCTCCATTTCATGCAGCAGAGATCACCAAATGTGGGCATAATGATTACCTCGACACTACCGATCAGAATCATCTGCCAATCGATAA TATTCGATCGACCAGCTCCCTTGAAGCCTTCAAAATGGACTCGAGTGAAGACGAAGAAATGGAAGACGAAGTTATTAAAGCATCCGCCTTATCAACGGAAGGATGA
- the LOC124312859 gene encoding protein timeless-like isoform X1, which translates to MDWLTLSGGAPSWILIPLGIFYENQYYTSDECLTFLENLTNQLNCDDPKTHSRRRGLGFVDIINRDLKHILICCNKDQPSIFRSTVKLLVGITSPIECLVFEDAPNQREKSPHIMCELNQLLYNAKESFLDPRTTRSLIDHIVRILENQPVSTEDSESVNDSLLLIRNILHVPERPLSSIFQNYSNECSQQNRVVWNLFVQGFDRLLINLLASSHKNDWVKTIAQLIALLYKDRSVESIQKRLGVLSSIVTESFDDDGDESNTSFYNVDPCNTFQFVTNPTAGDVLRNPSDTSSPVEENSEMVWSESPQERESTTWNATANQKPDKSRAHQFISVLNESSKSGIRRRIKDNRDVRKISSPRKKHKRKKLRKRSRSDPHTMKFHYTPTEEGIVQLLKIFTVDFMLNGYNTLVCQLHRKLLQQDALPLDKSHFLWLITYFLRFTSQLEMDGEHLKDVITIDVLCYLTWEAVCETEEFQLNSLRADVDLKPSMHRLHLCVTAIQEYLQAVETYSRSGAENSPSQMHEERISQICGYLPAIRDLCLLFLLQLRHFDPSIQSRYYLCDIIKANHVLLLTLERATPQPTTGTNFDLRQHLQQFCTKTIIARYAMALENFKTNGLLVNDCIFTMLHHVGCDLDRVDLLIEPVILRTFSKIWEDAFNICDDWYDLTEYVAQKYFRKIQSKPHYETVSPRRSEFRSIESEHQRVSFDVPAEQAAGEDDAVFLEMPRTDIESLISQLIQTGFQKQLNWIQSSLLTACSARLGAYDGQEFRHLIACISLKMNLSCPIVPWTEVEASALRSELFLLLLHHIGLIPPAPHAFLYPRIPFEWSANTLYSFALFFGPVLQQEVDFDLTRVSKVELPIPNSPVFLPIPNFPIDQAGSPFHAAEITKCGHNDYLDTTDQNHLPIDNIRSTSSLEAFKMDSSEDEEMEDEVIKASALSTEG; encoded by the exons ATGGATTGGTTGACACTGAGTGGAGGTGCTCCGTCATGGATCCTTATCCCACTGGGGATATTTTACGAAAATCAATATTACACCAGTGACGAATGTTTAA CCTTTCTTGAAAATCTTACTAATCAACTAAATTGCGATGATCCCAAAACTCATTCACGGCGGCGGGGTCTTGGATTCGTAGACATAATAAACAGG GACCTAAAACACATATTGATTTGCTGCAATAAGGATCAACCTAGTATCTTTCGTTCTACAGTAAA GCTGTTGGTAGGAATAACTTCGCCTATCGAGTGTCTGGTTTTTGAAGACGCACCCAATCAGAGAGAAAAGTCACCCCATATCATGTGCGAATTGAATCAACTACTCTACAATGCCAAGGAATCTTTCCTCGATCCCAGGACTACTCGATCCCTAATCGATCATATCGTTCGTATTTTGGAAAAT CAACCAGTATCAACTGAAGATAGCGAGTCTGTTAACGATTCGTTGTTACTGATTCGAAACATACTGCACGTTCCGGAGCGCCCTTTATCGTCAATCTTTCAAAACTATTCCAACGAATGTTCGCAACAAAATCGGGTCGTATGGAACCTATTTGTCCAGGGGTTTGATCGCCTTCTTATTAATTTGTTGGCATCTTCACACAAG AATGACTGGGTAAAGACAATAGCGCAGCTGATTGCTCTCCTGTATAAAGATCGATCGGTCGAGAGTATACAGAAACGATTGGGCGTGTTGAGTTCCATCGTGACCGAATCATTCGACGATGATGGTGATGAGAGCAACACGTCGTTTTATAAC gtcGATCCTTGTAATACTTTTCAGTTTGTGACGAATCCCACGGCTGGTGATGTATTGAGAAATCCATCCGACACATCTTCTCCAG TAGAAGAAAACTCTGAGATGGTCTGGAGCGAATCACCACAAGAAAGAGAGTCAACGACATGGAATGCTACAGCGAATCAAAAGCCTGATAAAAGTAGAGCCCACCAATTTATCTCTGTGTTAAATGAATCATCTAAATCGGGTATCAGGAG GCGTATTAAAGATAATCGAGACGTGAGGAAAATTTCGTCTCCTAGGAAGAAACATAAGaggaaaaaattgagaaagcgCAGTCGCTCGGATCCGCACACGATGAAATTCCACTATACACCGACAGAGGAAGGCATTGTACAACTTCTGAAAATTTTCACCGTCGATTTCATGCTGAACG GGTACAACACACTCGTCTGCCAATTGCATCGAAAACTGCTGCAACAAGACGCCCTTCCGCTGGATAAATCACACTTCCTCTGGCTCATTACCTATTTCTTGCGCTTCACTTCTCAGCTAGAGATGGACGGGGAACACCTTAAAGATGTTATAACCATCGATGTTCTGTGCTACCTGACGTGGGAGGCTGTTTGCGAGACGGAAGAATTCCAGCTGAATTCGTTGCGGGCCGATGTCGACCTGAAACCTTCAATGCACAGATTACATCTGTGTGTAACTGCCATTCAAGAATATCTCCAAGCGGTGGAAACATATTCGCGCTCCGGGGCTGAAAACAGCCCGTCTCAAATGCATGAAGAGCGAATCAGTCAGATATGTGGTTACCTGCCAGCTATTCGTGATTTGTGCCTACTTTTCCTGCTCCAACTGCGTCATTTCGATCCTAGTATTCAGAGCAGATATTATCTATGTGATATTATCAAAGCTAATCATGTGCTACTGCTGACACTGGAGAGGGCCACTCCGCAACCGACAACTGGAACGAATTTCGATTTACGCCAACATTTACAGCAATTTTGCACAAAAACGATAATAGCTCGTTACGCAATGGCTCTGgagaatttcaaaacaaatggGCTTTTAGTCAACGACTGCATCTTCACCATGTTGCACCACGTCGGTTGCGATTTAGATCGAGTGGATCTTTTAATCGAGCCGGTTATTTTACGCACATTCAGCAAAATCTGGGAGGATGCTTTCAAC ATTTGCGACGATTGGTATGATTTGACCGAATATGTTGCGCAGAAATACTTTCGAAAAATTCAGAGCAAACCCCATTATGAAACGGTTTCGCCACGCAGGAGCGAATTCCGGTCCATCGAATCTGAACATCAGCGAGTCTCATTTGATGTTCCAGCCGAACAGGCGGCTGGGGAAGATGATGCCGTTTTTCTTGAAATGCCTCGTACTGATATCGAATCGCTCATTAGTCAACTCATACAAACAG GGTTCCAGAAGCAATTGAACTGGATTCAGTCGTCCTTATTGACAGCGTGTTCAGCTCGTTTGGGGGCTTACGACGGCCAGGAATTCCGGCATCTAATTGCTTGCATCAGTcttaaaatgaatttgtcgTGCCCAATAGTTCCGTGGACGGAAGTGGAAGCATCCGCTCTGCGTTCCGAGCTTTTCCTCTTACTTTTACATCATATTGGCCTTATCCCGCCCGCTCCTCATGCGTTTCTTTATCCTCGTATCCCTTTTGAATGGTCAGCCAATACTTTGTACAGCTTCgctctattttttggcccgGTCCTTCAGCAGGAGGTTGACTTTGACTTGACAAGGGTTAGCAAAGTTGAGCTACCGATTCCTAACTCGCCTGTTTTTCTGCCTATTCCTAATTTCCCTATCGATCAAGCTGGGTCTCCATTTCATGCAGCAGAGATCACCAAATGTGGGCATAATGATTACCTCGACACTACCGATCAGAATCATCTGCCAATCGATAA TATTCGATCGACCAGCTCCCTTGAAGCCTTCAAAATGGACTCGAGTGAAGACGAAGAAATGGAAGACGAAGTTATTAAAGCATCCGCCTTATCAACGGAAGGATGA
- the LOC124313185 gene encoding F-box and WD repeat domain-containing 11-B-like: MSEMENEQHFDVIKGLHVKHLNDVLEKIFKYLDAESLLNAELTCKAWKAAASVVNQKKLWKLLLKKKMSNSPLWERINYCLKSKFLQTSSDSFSSRNIFNKFDYTAKALQNNWLKNDLTRDYVDCDVGLRRCVFQMRNKFISLWEPTSGIFKIWNRVTLKVEEVYQGPPLQFDLDFELYEHALMYSLNGHIYIRNLTTKTTKIHKPFGSDNGKSISYFRIENGFLCATVGQKNRLNFRSDVVVWKMKSPTEIEWENPKTVPSVRMDNTRISVDSNFIIAAHHGTSDTICDVYLMSKPQGKPKFIKLPVGRPELLFQDGILLMVTNEGEIKIVDVATSNSRIIANIGVDFSGRSNFLRCIWNHHWYFTLTHLEY, from the exons ATGTCGGAAATGGAAAATGAACAACATTTTGATGTCATCAAAGGGTTACACg TCAAACACTTGAATGATGTActggaaaaaattttcaagtacTTGGATGCTGAAAGCCTACTAAATGCAGAACTCACTTGTAAAGCTTGGAAAGCAGCAGCTTCTGTTgtgaatcaaaagaaactgTGGAAGTTGttgcttaaaaaaaag ATGTCAAATTCACCGCTGTGGGAGAGAATTAACTATTgcctaaaatcaaaattcctaCAAACATCCAGTGATAGTTTTTCATCCCGGAATATCTTCAACAAATTTGATTATACTGCTAag GCTCTACAAAATAACTGGCTGAAAAATGACTTGACCAGGGACTATGTTGATTGTGATGTTGGATTGCGGAGGTGTGTCTTCCAGATGCGcaacaaattcatttctttgtGGGAACCCACCAGTggtatatttaaaatttggaaCAGAGTTACATTGAAAGTGGAAGAG GTTTATCAGGGACCTCCACTTCAATTTGATTTAGATTTTGAATTGTATGAACATGCACTGATGTATTCATTGAATGGACATATTTACATAAGAAATCTCACCACCAAAACG ACAAAAATTCATAAACCTTTTGGATCGGATAATGGGAAATCGATAAGCTATTTTCGCATCGAAAACGGATTTCTCTGTGCTACTGTTGGCCAAAAG AATCGCTTAAACTTCCGTAGCGATGTTGTTGtctggaaaatgaaatctcCAACTGAAATTGAATGGGAGAATCCCAAGACAGTTCCATCCGTGAGAATGGACAACACAAGAATCTCAGTGGATAGCAACTTCATTATTGCTGCTCATCATGGAACGTCTGACACTATTTGTGACGTATATCTCATGTCAAAACCTCAgggaaaaccaaaattcatAAAACTTCCGGTGGGACGTCCTGAACTTTTATTTCAAGATGGAATTCTTCTCATGGTCACGAATGAAGGCGAAATCAA AATCGTAGATGTGGCGACGAGTAACTCGAGAATTATTGCCAATATTGGGGTGGATTTTTCGGGACGCAGTAATTTCTTGAG GTGTATATGGAACCACCACTGGTACTTCACGCTGACGCATTTGGAGTACTGA